The following are encoded in a window of Alosa sapidissima isolate fAloSap1 chromosome 12, fAloSap1.pri, whole genome shotgun sequence genomic DNA:
- the gorab gene encoding RAB6-interacting golgin — protein sequence MASWAGFSDEELRRIQLKDQAMSTPGNGRGRKPTTTNRSRQQLQRERALKLAAQTTENNETLPPEQKLTKPHLASPAPTVPTAVDTRKDEPVTVKAAAVKPVTVKVDSVNNHDTELSVEVIPAAKELDKQEVELRERTRLEKLQLEQRIMEEKNKQKKALLTKTIAEKSKQTQAEAVKLKRIQKELQALDDSVSNDINILRKLIEQASLDYSTAWKRFERAEAEYVAAKLSLHRHTDVKEQLTEHLCAIIQQNELRKAAKLEELMQQLQLSEELESQPPPAPPGKEQPSSAQSPASSPGNDSTTTSTTTTTTTSTTTAAGDPGSKQGCPEASPAPASEEPPQAPVSTETAEAPQTPPTPQNAQVPPS from the exons ATGGCATCATGGGCTGGCTTTTCGGACGAAGAGCTGCGGAGAATACAGCTGAAAG ATCAAGCGATGTCTACTCCAGGGAATGGACGGGGCCGCAAACCGACTACCACCAACCGGAGTCGGCAACAGCTCCAGCGGGAACGAGCACTCAAACTCGCCGCTCAAACGACTGAGAACAACGAGACATTACCACCCGAGCAGAAGCTCACCAAGCCCCATTTGGCATCACCTGCGCCCACAGTACCGACTGCCGTTGACACCAGAAAGGACGAGCCTGTGACTGTAAAGGCAGCTGCGGTCAAGCCTGTGACAGTAAAGGTAGATTCGGTCAACAACCATGATACGGAGCTGTCGGTTGAAGTCATACCAGCGGCAAAAGAGTTGGATAAACAGGAAGTGGAATT GAGGGAGCGAACTCGTCTGGAGAAACTGCAGCTTGAACAGCGAATTATGGAAGAGAAGAATAAACAGAAGAAGGCTCTATTAACCAAAACCATTGCAGAGAA GTCCAAGCAGACTCAGGCTGAGGCAGTAAAACTGAAACGCATTCAGAAGGAGCTGCAGGCGCTGGACGACTCTGTGTCCAATGATATCAACATCCTCCGCAAGCTGATCGAGCAGGCCAGCCTGGACTACTCCACTGCATG GAAGCGATTTGAGCGCGCGGAGGCAGAGTACGTGGCGGCGAAGCTGTCGCTGCACCGGCACACCGACGTTAAGGAGCAGCTGACGGAGCACCTGTGCGCCATCATTCAGCAGAACGAGCTGCGCAAGGCGGCCAAGCTGGAGGAGCTGATGCAGCAGCTTCAGCTCAGTGAGGAGCTGGAGAGCCAGCCACCCCCAGCACCCCCAGGGAAGGAGCAGCCCAGCAGCGCCCAGAGCCCTGCATCGTCCCCCGGCAAcgactccaccaccacctcgaccaccaccaccaccaccacctcgaCCACCACAGCAGCAGGAGATCCAGGCAGTAAACAGGGCTGTCCCGAGGCCAGCCCAGCCCCAGCAAGTGAGGAACCCCCCCAGGCGCCAGTGAGCACTGAGACTGCCGAGGCCCCACAAACCCCCCCGACCCCACAGAACGCCCAGGTCCCCCCATCCTAA